Proteins from a single region of Urocitellus parryii isolate mUroPar1 chromosome 4, mUroPar1.hap1, whole genome shotgun sequence:
- the Clp1 gene encoding polyribonucleotide 5'-hydroxyl-kinase Clp1, which produces MGEEANDDKKPTTKFELERETELRFEVEASQSVQLELLTGMAEIFGTELTRNKKFTFDAGAKVAVFTWHGCSLQLSGRTEVAYVSKDTPMLLYLNTHTALEQMRRQAEKEEERGPRVMVVGPTDVGKSTVCRLLLNYAVRLGRRPTYVELDVGQGSVSIPGTMGALYIERPADVEEGFSIQAPLVYHFGSTTPGTNIKLYNKITSRLADVFNQRCEVNRRASVSGCVINTCGWVKGSGYQALVHAASAFEVDVVVVLDQERLYNELKRDLPHFVRTVLLPKSGGVVERSKDFRRECRDERIREYFYGFRGCFYPHAFNVKFSDVKIYKVGAPTIPDSCLPLGMSQEDNQLKLVPVTPGRDMVHHLLSVSTAEGTEENLSETSVAGFIVVTSVDLEHQVFTVLSPAPRPLPKNFLLIMDIRFMDLK; this is translated from the exons ATGGGAGAGGAGGCCAATGATGACAAGAAGCCAACAACTAAATTTGAACTAGAGCGAGAAACAGAACTTCGCTTTGAGGTGGAGGCTTCTCAGTCAGTTCAGTTGGAGTTGCTGACTGGCATGGCAGAGATCTTTGGCACTGAGCTGACTCGAAACAAGAAGTTTACTTTTGATGCTGGTGCTAAGGTGGCTGTTTTCACATGGCATGGCTGTTCTCTGCAACTGAGTGGCCGCACTGAGGTGGCTTATGTTTCCAAGGACACCCCTATGTTGCTTTACCTCAATACTCACACAGCCTTGGAACAGATGCGAAGGCAggcagaaaaggaagaagaacgAGGCCCTCGAGTGATGGTAGTGGGCCCCACTGATGTGGGCAAGTCCACAGTATGTCGCCTGCTGCTCAACTATGCAGTGCGTTTGGGCCGCCGTCCTACTTATGTGGAGCTGGATGTAGGCCAGGGCTCTGTGTCCATTCCTGGTACCATGGGGGCCCTCTACATTGAACGGCCAGCAGATGTTGAAGAGGGTTTCTCTATCCAGGCCCCTCTGGTGTATCATTTTGGCTCCACCACTCCTGGCACTAACATCAAGCTTTATAATAAG ATTACATCCCGTTTAGCAGATGTGTTTAACCAGAGGTGTGAGGTGAACCGAAGGGCATCTGTGAGTGGCTGTGTCATTAATACCTGTGGCTGGGTCAAGGGCTCTGGCTACCAGGCCTTGGTGCATGCAGCTTCAGCTTTTGAGGTGGATGTAGTTGTGGTTCTAGATCAAGAAAGACTGTACAATGAACTGAAACGGGATCTGCCTCATTTTGTACGTACTGTGCTGCTCCCTAAGTCAGGGGGTGTGGTTGAACGCTCCAAAGACTTCCGCCGGGAATGTAGGGATGAGCGAATCCGTGAGTATTTCTATGGATTCCGAGGCTGTTTCTATCCCCATGCCTTCAATGTTAAATTTTCAGATGTCAAAATCTACAAAGTTGGGGCACCTACTATTCCAGACTCCTGTTTGCCTTTAGGCATGTCTCAGGAAGACAATCAGCTTAAGCTAGTACCTGTCACCCCTGGCCGAGACATGGTACACCACCTATTGAGTGTTAGCACTGCTGAGGGTACAGAGGAGAACCTTTCTGAGACAAGTGTGGCTGGCTTCATTGTGGTGACCAGTGTGGACCTGGAGCATCAGGTATTTACTGTCTTGTCTCCAGCCCCTCGCCCACTgcctaagaacttccttctcatCATGGATATCCGGTTCATGGATCTCAAATAG